One window of the Dryobates pubescens isolate bDryPub1 chromosome 13, bDryPub1.pri, whole genome shotgun sequence genome contains the following:
- the LOC128897657 gene encoding skin secretory protein xP2-like, whose amino-acid sequence MAPGEALAAGLSARERPLLGFPRSRPAGDAQHAPSPASAERSPQPCERGAEPPALRARSGAPSPASAERSPQPRERGAEPPAPRARSGAPSAASAERSPQPCERGAEPPALRARSGAPSPASAERSPQPCERGAEPPALRARSGAPSPASAERSPQPRERGAEPPAPRARSGAPSPASAERSPQPRERGAEPPAPRARSGAPSPASAERSPQPCEGGAEPPALRARSGAPSPASAERSPQPREGGAEPPAPRARSGAPSPARAERSPQPRERGAEPPALRARSGAPSPASAERSPQRHGGRRQAAISAPGRGWLPLPLPLPLPLPLPLPLPWVPLGPRSILGDVSPPPSRRGGRRGPGALWWRMAALQPPSGRAGVILSPGRLRSPG is encoded by the exons atGGCTCCAGGAGAGGCATTAGCCGCGGGGCTGAGCGCCCGGGAGCGGCCCCTGCTCGGCTTCCCGCGGAGCCGCCCGGCGGGGGATGCTCAGCACGCCCCCAGCCCTGCGAGCGCGGAgcggagcccccagccctgcgaGCGCGGAgcggagcccccagccctgcgaGCGCGGAgcggagcccccagccccgcgaGCGCGGAgcggagcccccagccccgcgaGCGCGGAgcggagcccccagccccgcgaGCGCGGAGCGGAGCCCCCAGCGCTGCGAGCGCGGAgcggagcccccagccctgcgaGCGCGGAGCGGAGCCCCCAGCGCTGCGAGCGCGGAgcggagcccccagccccgcgaGCGCGGAgcggagcccccagccctgcgaGCGCGGAgcggagcccccagccctgcgaGCGCGGAgcggagcccccagccccgcgaGCGCGGAgcggagcccccagccccgcgaGCGCGGAgcggagcccccagccccgcgaGCGCGGAgcggagcccccagccccgcgaGCGCGGAgcggagcccccagccccgcgaGCGCGGAgcggagcccccagccccgcgaGCGCGGAgcggagcccccagccccgcgaGCGCGGAgcggagcccccagccctgcgaGGGCGGAgcggagcccccagccctgcgaGCGCGGAgcggagcccccagccctgcgaGCGCGGAgcggagcccccagccccgcgaGGGCGGAgcggagcccccagccccgcgaGCGCGGAgcggagcccccagccccgcgaGGGCGGAgcggagcccccagccccgcgaGCGCGGAgcggagcccccagccctgcgaGCGCGGAgcggagcccccagccctgcgaGCGCGGAGCGGAGCCCCCAGCGCCACGGCGGCCGGCGGCAAGCAGCGATCAGCGCTCCCGGCCGGGGCTGG ctccctctccctctccctctccctctccctctccctctccctctccctctc CCCTGGGTCCCGCTCGGGCCCCGCAGCATCCTCGGGGACGTTTCGCCGCCGCCGTCGCGCCGCGGAGGCCGGAGGGGGCCTGGCGCCCTCTGGTGGCGCATGGCAGCGCTGCAGCCGCCCAGCGGCCGTGCGG